The Dioscorea cayenensis subsp. rotundata cultivar TDr96_F1 chromosome 18, TDr96_F1_v2_PseudoChromosome.rev07_lg8_w22 25.fasta, whole genome shotgun sequence genome includes the window CTAGTTTCCATAATTTCCATAGGAAAACTTCTTTCCAAATATAATTAAGCATTCAGAAAAGCCATAAACTTTGCATTATTAAACAACAATCTCTTTGCTAGAACATATAAGTCAACCATTAATacacaacaaaattaatataaccATGAATCAAAATATACAGATATAGGCAGAAAACATAAACccccctctctttctctctctttctgaGAGTTGGTCCAAAATGTAAATCAGTTACAACTTTTTTGGGAAAGTATGTTCatcataacataaaaataaaaggatattagatcacccaaaaaaaaaatcaatataaaaaaaaaactgcttGTTTTATCCAGCTGGTGGTCATTGTCATcaagaaaaaacatataatcAACAGAACATTCAGATAAACAATAAATCACAGATAATTAGAATCATCAAAACTCACCTTCTCTTTCAGTCGCAACTTCCACGCTCTTCCCTTCCGATAATAGTTCTTCTCCCTTCAGTTTCCCTTCTTGGCTTTTCTTAGTCTTTTCTTCCCCTTTCTCTCCATCTCTGGCAGACAAAGCGAGAGAACTGTTGCTCCCCTTAATATTCTCAAGACGGTGTCCCTGTCCCTGCCGATGTCCATATCCCGGCCTTTTAAACTCCTTCTCCAGCGCCGGATGCTCAAACTGCCGCCGCTGCTGCTTTCTCCAAGCAGCATGCTGCAGCGCATTCCAGACATCCGCGATCGAGAAATAGTGCTGCATGTGGAGAACTGGGGTCCAATGAAATCGCCGCTGCTGGATGACACTAAACACATGTTTCGTATTCCCCCAGCTCGCCCGTGGCCCTCAGATGATGAATCAACGCATCTATAATAGCGTTTGCAGCCACAAACTCACCTTTGAGCCATGAGATGAACACATCCCGCTCGTCCGCCAGCATCTGCCGGTCGGCAAGCAATTCTCCACCGCCAGGGAACTGCATTTTCTCGGGAGCCACAGCCCCCGCGTTCCCCGATGGCGCCGCCATTACTACTCAACACCCACTAACTATGCTCCATTCCCACTTCCAATAATtccaatcaatgaaaaaaaacccccaaaatccgCTTAAAATTcccaaaataatcaataaaacaacgaataaaatttaaaactaagcTAAAAAGCAACAGgcgaaaataaataaaaaccagagCTTTACGCAGCCACGCTAATTTCCTTCGATTTCAActacaaaatcacaaaacatccgcatacacacacaaaaatacTCAAATGGCTATTAAAACAAAGATCAAAACCCCgattatcaatcaaaaccaataAATCTCAAACAATGCAGGTATAATTCAGGCTTCTCCAAATCGAtccaatcaaaaacaaaaacggCAGATCCAATCGACACAGATCGAAAACAATCCAACAGATTAAAGATGAACAGGAGGAAAACCGGAGATTCAGAGGGTGAATGAGAACGGAGGCAATACCAATCGATTCAAAGCTCCAATGAGATGTGAGATCGAGAAGGAGATGAGACTgagatctagggttttggaaTGGTGACTTGGAGAGCACGCATTCGGTGGTGGCGCTGagaatgagaaaaaataagaagagcGAATGAGAGAGAAGCGTAGCGCCCGGACTTTGGGGTGGAGGAGGGGTAGTTTGGGAATACCGTTGGATTCAGGTGCAGTGTACCTTCGCTCGTACTTTTGTCCTTAACGTGCTTCGGTGGCGTTAGTCGCACGATTGCTTCGAGATCGGTTTTCAGTGCTGATCTCGAGGCCCATCTGTGGTGGATAGTGGGCGTGTGGACTTGAGGTTGGTGCAAGTAGTCACCGAACTTCGAAGGGTTTTGCCGTTATCGTGTACCAATCTTTCTCACGAGCTCTCGCGCGATGTCGAGAGACTGATGGAACGTCGCCATCACCGTACATTTGCCTCGTGAAGTGTACCACTTGCTGATATCGAGGCGAGGCGATGACGTAATACACGAAAGTGaggatataataataaaataataataaaaccttATTAATGCTTggataaaatttttgattttcttgttagtttgttttaatatttgaagtGATAATGTAGATATttttgggtaaaaaaaaaatcagtgttTCTAGAAGATCATGGTTGTTTTTAAGTAGGTTTAGGCTGTTTAGCaaagatattatttattaaatctatttttatttataaaaaatattaaaaatatggatTCTCAAAAAATTGTAACTCTAGAATTTATGCAAAATTATTCCAAACGgacactaaaaaataaaaatgttatctATAGTTTCAATCGTAATCtgacaaaatatacaaattgttgataacttttaataaaaaaagtatttaaaataaaagttatattatcttagattaattaattaaaaaatatagaatgaGTTTTATTTGGTGtcaatttccaaattttttgaGAAAGCGCGACAAAGATCGTGAACCTGCGTGACGCGGGAGCGCGAGAGGCCAACGCCGACCCACGCGCTCTCACATCGAGTAGAGacatgagggttcgatctcggcCCCTCCCTCAAAACGAACGCCTCACGCAGCGACTCGATACTAATCGACCCAGGCCGCTTTGgtcaatttcaaattttactaGGTTTTTCCAACAATGGGGGACCTAATATAACCATATATCTTGGCTAACTATGGATGCACCAATCATGTCTTTTATTAAACTCACAGACAGGGAAAACTCTTTGGGTCAAATATACATTTGCACATGTCCCATAAATAAATTGTCATGccagaaaaggaaaaaaattaatgtgtAATTTTGAATGAGTGGATACAATTCCTAAAACTCCCCCaacttttgttttggaaaaaaaattaatttgtagaTAATAACAAGTTATTTTCGTATAATTACAATTTTGCTATTTTATAccttaattatatgtattagataaaatatcatcatagaataattaaaatatttttatattttagtagaataaaaatcaaatctagcaaatatattaaatatattatgtgTTGTAGGATAAGAGGATTCAGTGGGcaattttgtattgatttaagTACAACCTGTTTAAGCAGAGTCCCacttaaaagttttttttttttcttttatttttttattaattataaaccAAAGCAAATTGCTGCCGTTTTggtgcaaaaaaataaaaaaataaaaaaaataaagtcaagtttTTGTCCTCAATggaattatattttgattaattaaatggTTAAGGGCTAGtttgaatatttaataaaaaaatatattttttgatccGTACACCAGTATATAAAAATTCAGCTAATCACGTGTACAtcgtcaaaataaataaataaataaataaatgtcataTATTCCACcttaaaactttaatttatttacatatatatacccCTAAACACATCAATATATATCCTTCAAAATCTTTAATagtaatcaaattaatatttttatatatccttctaaaaattaaacttactttattcattatatctaaattctaaaaaaatatcacCAATCATAAATTCCATATCTTTGCATTTATATTCTTAAAGAATTTTTAaagctaattttattaattacaccaaaaaaattaaaaccgcTAAAgtagttgaaaattttaaataaaattctatttttattattataaaaaaataatattcatataatttataatatattttaatagtgtATATGAGCtaaaggcatatatatatatatatatatatgcaaatatacTAAATTTAAAGGActgtatataatattaaactgtattaatacataaatttttaaaagtaaaaaaatccaatatttattaaaaaaaaattagtgaaaataatcagttatatttttttaaaaaaattgtggataaaaaaaacatttattactCATAACATGTAACATGTCGGATGTCTCGTATCTTTTATGTAAGATTTTCAATTCAAAGAAGACAATGAAATCAAACGGCAAAGCACGCGCATGAGTTCAGCTAAATATGGGcacttatagtttttttaaaattttattttaaaaaaaagcgtTTATTTTTCAGACATATTTATGGAAGAAAAGAATTACCGCACATCATGTCGTGATCACCCATCTCGAGGCATCCGAGGATCGACCTGGATGCAATCACTCGCGATGAATACAAGGAAATATTCACCGTGGCAAAAGAGAGTACTGGTGATCATTGAAACCGAGTAATGAGTTCACCGGCGAAGAACCAGACTCGTGTTAGATACGATAGAATCTTAGTCACGTCACGGGCGGCTTTAGCGGGGAAAATGGAGGAAAGGTGGCTTTTTTATAGGGGCCTTCTCCGCGTTCTCTCGCGCTCTCATGGCCGCCTTCGCCTCCTCGATCGGTGCCCTCTCTCCCAAAGCCCTCCGCCCAATCCCTCTTCATTGGGCACCACGGTGGTATCGCTCCCGCCGTCTTCTGCCCACCACACCGAGCTCAGAGTAgtatttgatcgatttctctttgtttttcttttgattcgTGATGATTTATACGTCTTTGTGGTGATTAGAGGATGGGAGTAGGAGAGGGGAATTGGTGGCTGGTAGGAGGTCGATTGATGTGGTGAGAGGATTGGCTGTGGCTGGGCTGGATGGGTCTAGGGTTCCGGATGAGGTTAAGGTTGTGAATCCGATCGTCGTGATTGATAACTATGATAGTTTCACCTACAATTTATGCCAGGTATGTGTTTTTAATGGTTTGCGAAATCGGTGTTTATCAAGGTTGTGTTCTAGTGCTTTGATCGAattattagtgttaatttgatttTGCTAATTGTGGATCcaattcaattttcttttcttcttcttctaatcaaATGTTCagaaaaaaagtttaattagCATTGCAAATTGTTTTAATTAGCTAAAACATCTGAGAATTTTGTATGATGATATCATTATTACGtgcagaaataaaatgaaagttttctttttaggcAGGACCAGATTGATGCTGTTCAACCATGCAGTGTCCCTCCCTGTTGTTTCCCCTTATTCTTTTAATGCTCTTTGCTCTAGTCTTGATTACATAGCAATGAATGCAGCTTTCTCACAATTTTTACTTCTACAGAATGTATAGAATGAATCATTTATAAGTGCTGGAATCTCACAGATGTTCCTTCAGTCAACTGTGTTATCTAATATATTCACATTTATTGATACTGTCTGCGTGATAAGTTAGCGAGCCtgagatgattgattgattttgtgCTTAAACATTGTTCAATCAATAACTAAGAATCCAAgtgtttaatagtttttaactttttatatgtaCAAGTATCTCTCAAGGATGAGATGCCCCATCTCCCATCTACCTACTAGGTGACAAAATGTTAAACCTCATTTCTATCTCATCTGGTTAATTGAGTTGCCAGAGGCATTTGTCGGAAGTGGGATGTATCTGAGTAGGGATAGTTCTTATGAATTGGATATATTATTCATCTGATGATTATTTGAGTGAATTTCGgaaattttctttgtttggcAATATAGTATATTGGAGAGCTTGGAGTTCATTTTGAGGTGTATCGGAATGATGATGTCACTGTGGAGGAATTAAAAGGGTTAGTAGAGAATCTTATATATTATGAAGCATGTGTTAAAATGTTTATTACAAGGAGGCTGTTTCAGTCGGAAACTTCCATTTATATTTACGGTTGCATGTGCATATCAATGATTATGAACTTCTGATTGTAGGAGAAATCCAAGAGGGATACTTATTTCCCCAGGCCCTGGTGAGTTAAAATGCTTCTGCAAATTGACTATTATGCCAGTGAGTATGAACtgtcttttctttgttttatagGAACACCTCAGGATTCTGGAATATCCCTGCAAACTGTTTTAGAGCTTGGACCTTCTATACCTTTATTTGGAGTTTGTATGGGCTTGCAATGcattggagaggcttttggagGTTTGGGTTTTCACTTGTGATTCCTGTATCTACTATCAAGCTATTATGCTATTTTTACACCGTTCATTCATGTTCCTTTGCAGGAAAGGTTGTTCGTTCTCCTTTTGGGGTGGTACATGGGAAAAGCTCTCCTGTGTATTATGATGAAAAACTTGATGATCATTTGTTTTCTGGCCTGCCAAAGTAAGTTTGATGTTTTGACATGATTTCTTGCTCTAAAAGTTATCTTTATATTTGTGCTGATCACTTGAATTTACATGAATAAGGTTAGTAgctaaaaaatgttattttttgagCAGATTAACATTTGTTTTGATGTTCACATTAAATAGCTAGAGAACTTGGTGAGCTCGATTAAATGGATGCCCTGAAAATTATAGTTTGTGGTATAACCATTACCATCCATTCTGACATGTGCTGCAGTATAACCACTAGCATCAACTGTTTCTAAAACTTAATGGTTGATAAATCTTTCTTGATATTTAGAATCATAATAAGCTGTATGGACAATGCAGTACTCAAGATAAACAACTGCTTCTTTATGGTTCATTTTCTCTTATGCCAAAAGCTTAGTACTACTTGAAATTTTCTTTAAGAAAAACAGAACTTGGTTTGTGCAATATTTTTGCAGTTACTTCTTTAACTGCCTGCAGTATGTCCTAGCTTTTGTAGCTTTACTCATTATTGTGCCAGCATTTCTACAGACCTTGTCACCATTATCAGCGTTGTGGCTTCTAATTATTGTCTTTTTTAAGTGCCTCTTATGCTTATGAGGCATCACTCATGTTTGTGAATCAACACAATGCTCCTGAGGGATGTATCAACTTATTCATTCCGGCTCATTCTCAAGATAATGTTTATATGCCCcttgttatgatttattattaccTTTTCTTTCTGTTTGAATAATATTATTGAACACACACTCTTAAAACCAAAGGGTCATAAGGCCATTTAAACTTGAACTTTGTTGGGGACTATGAGGGTCAGGAAGAGAAGATATGGTACTTTCTAGATTGATTTGGATTTGTATAACAGACACATTGGGATTATTGCAGCTTCAGTTGTCATTGCGACCATAAATGAAATGAagtagtttttaaatttgaacaGCCGCTAGTTGTTAAGAGTAGGTGCTAGGTTTAAACTTCTATTTCAATCATGGACTGGTAGGTTTTCTAACCTGCCTCTTCGGCTATAATGTCAGTCAATTTTTACTTGCAAAATagctaaattttcaaaaattaaaaaaaacaccccCCTAATTATGTCTATGTTGTATAGTATACTATGCACATACACATTGTTGTTGCCATGCACAGTTATGGAGGTAGCAGTTTCAGATTCTAGTTTGGTACCTATTTCCTAAGTAGCCATTAGTTAAGCCAATTTTCTACTTATTGGTAAGTCTCATTTGAGGAAGCAGTCCTATTGGATGCCATCCTTGAATTTTATCTCCTCATATACTTATAATGAGGTTCCATACGGCATAAAAAAAGTAGGAATGGATAAATAACACAGAAATCGAGGGCTATGTGGATCCCTTGTATCGCATGCTTAGATGTGGTTCAGTGTGGCAATTTTGCTCATGAACGGATGAATCTTAATCTTACACTAGGGAATGGTTCTATTAGTTTACTTTAAACGTATTGATGTAGCTAATATTTGAGATCTAACCATCTTATATAGGTCAAGGTCATATCtgattttgattatctatttttcttcaataaaatctttACCAAGAAAGATCCAATAAATCACAAGTGTACCTTTTACACAAATAGCATTGCATGGTTTCCTCAGCATATGGTTAAGTTTATGACATTGGAATTTAATAGGACAGAGCCTTATGTTTAAGGCTCCTTTTTGCACACACatgctttaaaaaattcatatttgtgCATACATTCTTGTCGAAGGGTATTTGCTTCAATTCTGCCCCAGGCCTTACTTGGAAAAAAGCCCTTTTGCCTTTTCCGTAAACTCCTCATTGCTTTTCCTGTGTGAATTTTTCTTGTGGTTCATATGAAATTGAACCTTTTTCCCCCATTTTGCTCTCGAGATATGTATCTTGGAAAACTTAACTTTGATGATAGCACACAAGAAACGAAGATTTGAACAAACAACATCTATATAAGTATACATGTGAACATGACTTTTTGCAGGGTTATATATGCATCTACACCCAATGTTTACTGGACTAGGAGCCTGGTAGTTCCATTATCATGTGTGTGTTTTTACTGATTTAGAAGTTGTTTTTCTCTGCTGCACTTCCATTTATTTCCAAGTTTTAGATGGAAATTTATTAATTGACACAATTAAGTGAAGACACCATTCACCAACTCTCCACACTGTCCCTATCATTTGtagaatattttaatatctGTGACACTTCAGAAAATGTTTGCTCAATATGTAACAGCTGTATTTTATGCTTTTCTATTTAACTCTTCTTCCAGCTGGCATTTGTCTATTAACCCGATAGAGTTAATAAACTCATTTCCTTATCTTTGCAGCCCTTTTACTGCAGCTAGATATCACAGCCTTGTGATTGAAAAGGATAGTTTTCCTAGTGATGTGCTTGAGATAACAGCTTGGACAGAAGATGGACTGATAATGGCTGCCAGACATAAGAAGTATAAACACATCCTGGTAGGAAAGCTAAAcatctttttatctttatttgttcAATTTCCCTTTGAATTAAAAAGGCTGAAATTTACAATCCATTAGCTATGGACACTGAAAGTGAAACTCAAACCATCAGTTGCATGTGATTCCTATTTAGTCCAGTTTAGGAATTCCATTTTAATGGCAATTTCTGATACCAACTGAATTGACCTATCTTTCCTAGACTGCAATTTAAGAACAACTTTGTGGTATTAACTATTAAATACAATGCAGCATGCCTTCACAGTTGCAAAAGCTTAGGGTAGCCAAACTTTTACAGGTTAACTTCACAGGTGCAAACGCCTACATGTGACAAACcagttttaatttataatctGATGTTTACTTTAAATACATATGCTTTTTCTTTCCTTCCAATGACTCTTGTGAACAATCTCTGCTTTCTCCGCAAGTGTCGTGCAGGGTTCATTAATGATCATCATATACTACCAACCATGCAATCCTTGATTTTGATTGGCATTTTGTGCTTCAACTTGCAGGGGGTGCAGTTCCATCCAGAGAGCATCATTACCACTCAAGGCAAAGCCATGGTCCACAACTTTATCAAGTTAATCGAACGACAGGAAGCCAAAGGCTCCGGCTCCGGCTCCGGCTCTGGTTCCGAGAACTTAAAATGCTGATGAAAAACACTCATCCTTCCATCCATCTATGATTTTTCAAATTcgcaaaaaaacaataaagctATCATTATACattatcatcatttgttctTTGTTTCCGGTCCCCTCGGGCACCTTAAATTTATTATCTGGACATTGTAGGGCATGCCTCATTTGAGCTCTTATGATATACCAGGTCATATTATCTCATTTGTTTCCTTGTATTTGTCCTAAGCATTCCCAGTCAGAGGACCCACACCAATGCAACAGGCTTTAACGGAATCTTGCCACCTTTGTTGAAGGAATGACAGTGACCTTACAACAACCAACCTATGATACCTATCCACATACATTCACCccaaaaaatacatgaataacCATCCTCTATTATAATCTCCAcacactcacatatatatatatatatagactgtATATGTGAATGCAAAGACAAGAAGAATGGATGGAAGAAGATacacaaataatttaaagtcaTTTTCATGTcacaaaaaaatctcaaatggtAACATCTTGTGGGTTCCGGTGATGACCCTTACTCCGACGACGATGACCCTGGAGACGCTCAGCTTCCCGGTGATCAATGCTACATTCCGCTGGTGGCTTAGTGTACCGTAGACCATCGTAGCAGTATGAGTATGTCATGTATTTTCTGCGGAAGTTCTCCATGGCTGAACGCTGATCTGAAGAAATTTTTATGCTgttgtattgattgccattgaaTTTGTTACATGTGGACGAGTGATCGGTAGGATCGACTGCACAACCGTGGAGGATGAGATTGGCGAATTCGGCGACGTAAGGGGCATATTTGTAATTGACCTTGTATCGACCCCCTGAGGTTGCCCAGTTGGAACCATCCCAAATGGTGGCATAGAGGGACATTGGCTTGGAAGGGAAGTCCCCTCCCATGACTTGAGTTCTTACCACCTCTCTAATCGGAATTTCGTCAATATAAAATCTGTCGAGATGAATACAATTAATACAAAC containing:
- the LOC120282915 gene encoding anthranilate synthase beta subunit 2, chloroplastic-like, with translation MSSPAKNQTRGPSPRSLALSWPPSPPRSVPSLPKPSAQSLFIGHHGGIAPAVFCPPHRAQKDGSRRGELVAGRRSIDVVRGLAVAGLDGSRVPDEVKVVNPIVVIDNYDSFTYNLCQYIGELGVHFEVYRNDDVTVEELKGRNPRGILISPGPGTPQDSGISLQTVLELGPSIPLFGVCMGLQCIGEAFGGKVVRSPFGVVHGKSSPVYYDEKLDDHLFSGLPNPFTAARYHSLVIEKDSFPSDVLEITAWTEDGLIMAARHKKYKHILGVQFHPESIITTQGKAMVHNFIKLIERQEAKGSGSGSGSGSENLKC